From Primulina tabacum isolate GXHZ01 chromosome 2, ASM2559414v2, whole genome shotgun sequence, one genomic window encodes:
- the LOC142537657 gene encoding uncharacterized protein LOC142537657 has translation MDEIVSRFQKMRPQRFFGTEDAEKSEFWLKDIEYLFSLTKYTDDQKYKLALYQLKDRARDWWEAAKMGIDEQNIGVSWDVFKTQFTEQFSPPSYYTEKDEFNGLRQGNMSVAQYASTFTAMLKYAPHVAANPKAKYNRFVNGLNNNIYTYVVSGLPTGFAEVVERAKNAEAGLKRGGFHLYHQKVDQPPNRI, from the coding sequence ATGGATGAAATTGTTTCAAGATTCCAAAAAATGCGTCCCCAAAGATTCTTTGGCACTGAGGATGCTGAAAAATCTGAATTCTGGCTTAAAGATATCGAGTACCTGTTCAGTTTAACGAAGTATACCGACGATCAAAAGTATAAGCTTGCTTtgtaccaattgaaggatcgtgcGAGGGATTGGTGGGAAGCAGCCAAGATGGGAATTGATGAACAAAATATCGGGGTAAGTTGGGATGTATTCAAAACTCAATTCACTGAACAATTTTCTCCACCATCTTACTATACTGAAAAAGATGAGTTCAATGGCCTACGACAAGGTAATATGTCTGTAGCTCAATATGCCTCTACTTTTACTGCAATGCTGAAATACGCACCACATGTAGCAGCGAACCCAAAAGCAAAATATAATCGTTTTGTGAATGGATTGAACAACAACATTTACACATATGTGGTATCTGGACTACCTACTGGGTTTGCGGAGGTAGTCGAAAGAGCAAAAAATGCAGAAGCTGGACTTAAGAGGGGAGGATTTCATTTGTACCATCAGAAAGTAGATCAACCACCCAACAGAATTTGA